In the genome of Odocoileus virginianus isolate 20LAN1187 ecotype Illinois chromosome 17, Ovbor_1.2, whole genome shotgun sequence, the window GTTTCCCCTCCAGTATGCTCGATTGGTGGAGATCGTGGGCATGTACGACCTTGGCGTGGGCATCGTCTTGGGGGCCCATCAGAGCATCGGTTTCAAAGGCATCCTGCTCTTCGGCACAAAggcccagaaagaaaaatacctccCCCAACTGGCATCTGGTGAGGCAGCCCTAGGAGAGCCAGAGATTGGGGCTTGGTGGATTAGGCCAGCCGTACTTAGATCACCAGCTGGGTGTGTTAGCTAggttgggggggggcgggggggggaacGGTGAGATTCTGGGAAGGACATTCAGAAGTCACTGAATATCGCCAGAGGCCTTAGAGGGGGATGGTTGTGCTCCAGGGGTGGACATGGGTGGTGCTCCATGGGTGGTGGCACCAAAGTGCCTTCCGTGCCCGTCGGAACCCAGGGTAAAGGAGCGCTCTCTCCAACAGGGGAGACTATAGCTGCTTTCTGTCTAACCGAGCCCTCCAGTGGATCAGATGCAGCGTCCATCCGATCCTCAGCTGTGCCCAGCCCCTGTGGAAAATACTATACCCTCAACGGAAGCAAGATTTGGATCAGGCACTCTTCCACTTCTCCCTCCTGTCCACCCTCTGCCCAATCCAGGCCCCACCACTCCATCCTCCGTGCCCTGACCGCCTCTCGCTTTTCCACAGTAATGGGGGCCTGGCAGACATCTTCACGGTCTTCGCCAAGACACCAGTTACAGACACAGCCACAGGGGCTGTGAAGGAGAAGATCACAGCTTTTGTCGTGGAGAGGAGCTTTGGCGGCGTCACCCAGTGAGTGGGCTGGGGTGGAAGAGGGGGAGTCAGGGAGCTGGTGGTACTGAGTTCCAGGGCAGATGGCTGCCACGGGTCACCCTGGGGATGTGTGCAAAAGCCAGAGCATCTGGACAGCATGTTCCCTCTGGGCCTAGTGTGAAGGAAACTGATCTCAAGTTTGGCTCCACCAACCATTGAGCCCAGAGCACAGCAGCAGGGTAAAGCCAGGCCTCCTCAGCCCTCTGGGTATGCCTGGGAATGCTGCCTGCACCTCTTTGGGTCTGGCTCATAAGGAGTGAGGGACtaatttccccccaccccaatggCAATTTCTCCATCCTGTCACAGTGGGCCCCCTGAGAAGAAGATGGGCATCAAAGCCTCAAACACAGCAGAGGTGTACTTTGACGGAGTAAGGGTGCCAGCAGAGAACGTACTGGGGGAGGTAGGGAGCGGCTTCAAGGTCGCCATGCATATTCTCAACAACGGAAGGTTTGGCATGGCTGCAGCCCTGGCAGGCACCATGAAAGGCATCATTGCTAAGGCAGTAAGTACCCTGCCTGTCCCAGGCCGCCTGAATCTAAGCCTAAGTCATACTGTCTCTCTTTCCATGTGTCTCTGTCCCTTGCAGGCCCTCCCTCCACAAGAGACCCCTCCCCACCAGCAGATCGCTTAGGTCTCCATCCATCCTGGTCTGACTCTTGACTGTGGCCAAAGCCCATCCCTCCCAGCGcagcccagcccctctcccagaAAGAGGAGACTAGAGAACCATAGTGGGACATGTGTGTCCTCTTCCAGGTGGATCATGCTGCTAATCGTACCCAGTTTGGGGAGAAAATTCACAACTTTGGGCTGATCCAGGAGAAGCTGGCCTGGATGGCTATGCTGCAGTATGTGACTGAGGTGAGTGCCACCCCTTGTCCCCAGAGCCCTTCTTCCCAGATGGGTCAGACTACAACTCCCAGCAGCACCTGGGGCAGTGGGTCTCCAGCTTTACACCAATGCCCTAGGGGATGCGGGGAGGCATAGCCAGCTCAGCTTCTGCAGGATGGGGAGAGCCATGCTGTTCCACCGAGGTGCTTCCAGAGGTCCCTGAAGTGTAGTCTATCCCACCCCATCCTCACCTCCTCACCCCTTCCAAGAAGTCAAATGCCTGCAAGCCCCTGATGAACTGACCAGGGGACCAAATACTTGGACGTGCCTAACCCAtggcattggaaggtgaaggGAAGGGCCAAAGGCCAAGGCAGACCTGGTCTTGTAAGATCTGGGTGACCAGGTCAAGTCTGATGCAgcctttttccatttcccttCCTATTCCCAATCTCAGTCCATGGCGTACATGGTGAGTGCCAACATGGACCAAGGATCCACGGACTTCCAGATAGAGGCCGCCATCAGCAAAATCTTTGCTTCGGTGAGGTCCCAGGCCTGTGGGGAGGGAGAGCCACGTTTGGGAGCTTGGCTCCAAAAGCAATCTCGGGTGTTTCTGTTCTTAGGAGGCAGCCTGGAAGGTGACAGATGAGTGCATCCAAATCATGGGGGGCATGGGCTTCATGAAGGTACAGACGCTTCTCTGCCGGGGTGGCTGCAGGGCCAGGAGGAGGCAGACGCATCTCAGCGGGGACATGTGATCTGTCTTCCCCTGCTGTAGGAGCCTGGGGTAGAGCGTGTGCTCCGAGATCTTCGCATCTTTCGGATCTTTGAGGGGACAAATGACATTCTCCGGCTGTTTGTGGCTCTGCAGGGCTGCATGGTAAGAGTGAGGAGAATAGGGGAGTTGGTGGGGAGGATAGTGAATCCTGACTATGGGGCCCTCCTCCCCCACAGGACAAAGGGAAGGAACTCTCTGGGCTTGGCAATGCTCTAAAGAACCCTTTTGGGAATGCTGGCCTCCTGCTAGGAGAGGCAGGCAAACAGCTGAGGCGGTAAGCTTAGAGACCAGGGCATGGTGGGGCGGGGCAGTGCATGGCAACTAACCAGTCACCCTCTGGCTTCCTCTTAAggcgggcagggctgggcagtggCCTGAGTCTCAGCGGCATCATCCACCAGGAAC includes:
- the ACADVL gene encoding very long-chain specific acyl-CoA dehydrogenase, mitochondrial codes for the protein MRAARMAPSVGRQLLRLRSGSSWPSALLGQPRPGPARRPYASRVAQAAVDQSDSQPSESSTREKRAKSVSKSFAVGMFKGQLTTDQVFPYPSVLNEDQTQFLKELVGPVTRFFEEVNDAAKNDMLERVEETTMQGLKELGAFGLQVPNELGGVGLCNTQYARLVEIVGMYDLGVGIVLGAHQSIGFKGILLFGTKAQKEKYLPQLASGETIAAFCLTEPSSGSDAASIRSSAVPSPCGKYYTLNGSKIWISNGGLADIFTVFAKTPVTDTATGAVKEKITAFVVERSFGGVTHGPPEKKMGIKASNTAEVYFDGVRVPAENVLGEVGSGFKVAMHILNNGRFGMAAALAGTMKGIIAKAVDHAANRTQFGEKIHNFGLIQEKLAWMAMLQYVTESMAYMVSANMDQGSTDFQIEAAISKIFASEAAWKVTDECIQIMGGMGFMKEPGVERVLRDLRIFRIFEGTNDILRLFVALQGCMDKGKELSGLGNALKNPFGNAGLLLGEAGKQLRRRAGLGSGLSLSGIIHQELSRSGELAVQALEQFATVVEAKLIKHKKDIINEQFLLQRLADSAIDLYAMVVVLSRASRSLTEGHPTAQHEKMLCDSWCIEAAARIRENMTALQSDPQQQELFRNFKSISKALVERGGVVTSNPLGF